Proteins encoded in a region of the Kiritimatiellia bacterium genome:
- a CDS encoding family 20 glycosylhydrolase yields MKMIAYHLDFKRAMWKNDYLARFTERLKKWGYNALLLEMEDKFRFAEHPAVSHGEAWGRAQTSAFAAKCRGRGMDVIPLMQSLGHLEFIVGKKEYAHLREAPDLAKHIDVTNPDAIPFLTKLYDEIIAVVRPEKYFHLGGDETWALGNSRRCAPLLRKFGRGGLYLRHMRPLWEHIHQRGLTPVIWADMVLSHPDILGKIPKYVALMDWNYWITNEREKSILVWGGFGRGNRWFNLKNLNRRADRPFRRHLLKYALDRQTRRDKTFRAFYCADALHAKGFTVLTAPASRCAGDLIGIPLSSRHIPNCYYVARRGVRGGKGTLVTSWAVRHNHPETNLPAAYAAVWGLKRKGDFDQRAFWKDYTAGMYGVDLPCFGEAVAFAEKGAGIPFLQAHILQNKVKTAGKKRCPLAKPLADFARARGGRRATRIYLESILEDYEKAAVMFRGFRRNARRNAGNFDFWLEGIAVDGLLIRAALAVLKKSLPGERKALICALRRVRRQTARLFAATYLPQSVQEELKVRYEVIAGSLGVWSR; encoded by the coding sequence ATGAAAATGATCGCCTACCATCTTGATTTCAAACGCGCCATGTGGAAAAACGATTACCTTGCGCGTTTCACGGAGCGGCTGAAAAAATGGGGTTATAATGCTTTGCTCCTGGAAATGGAGGACAAGTTCCGTTTCGCGGAACATCCCGCAGTCAGCCATGGCGAGGCCTGGGGCCGCGCGCAAACTTCCGCCTTCGCGGCGAAATGCCGCGGCCGGGGAATGGATGTGATCCCCCTCATGCAGTCGCTGGGACATCTGGAGTTTATCGTCGGCAAAAAAGAATACGCCCATTTGCGCGAGGCGCCGGATTTGGCAAAACATATTGACGTTACCAACCCGGACGCAATTCCCTTCCTGACAAAATTGTATGACGAAATCATCGCCGTTGTCCGTCCGGAAAAATATTTTCACCTGGGGGGCGACGAAACCTGGGCGCTCGGGAACAGCCGGCGTTGCGCTCCGTTGTTGCGTAAATTCGGCCGGGGTGGGTTGTATCTGCGGCACATGCGGCCGCTCTGGGAACATATTCATCAACGCGGGTTGACCCCCGTTATCTGGGCGGACATGGTTTTGTCTCATCCCGATATTCTCGGAAAAATACCGAAATATGTCGCGCTGATGGATTGGAACTACTGGATAACCAATGAGCGGGAAAAAAGCATCCTGGTCTGGGGCGGATTTGGGCGCGGCAACCGCTGGTTTAATTTGAAAAATTTAAACCGCCGGGCCGACCGGCCTTTCCGCCGGCATTTGTTGAAATACGCTCTGGATCGTCAAACCCGGCGGGACAAAACCTTCCGCGCCTTTTATTGCGCGGACGCGCTGCATGCTAAGGGATTCACGGTGTTGACCGCGCCGGCCAGCCGTTGCGCCGGCGATTTGATCGGTATCCCGTTATCAAGCCGGCATATTCCTAATTGTTATTATGTCGCGCGCCGTGGCGTTCGCGGTGGAAAAGGGACGCTGGTTACCTCCTGGGCTGTGCGGCACAACCATCCCGAAACAAACCTGCCGGCGGCTTATGCGGCTGTCTGGGGATTAAAAAGAAAAGGAGACTTTGACCAGCGCGCGTTCTGGAAGGATTATACGGCCGGCATGTATGGCGTGGATTTGCCCTGTTTTGGGGAGGCCGTCGCTTTTGCCGAAAAAGGAGCGGGCATTCCCTTTCTTCAGGCCCATATTCTTCAGAACAAAGTTAAAACAGCGGGAAAAAAGCGCTGTCCCCTGGCAAAACCGCTTGCGGATTTTGCAAGGGCGCGGGGCGGGCGGCGCGCAACCCGGATTTACCTTGAAAGCATTCTGGAAGATTATGAAAAGGCCGCGGTTATGTTTCGCGGCTTCCGGAGAAACGCGCGGCGCAACGCCGGCAATTTTGATTTCTGGCTTGAGGGCATTGCCGTGGACGGATTGCTGATCCGCGCGGCCCTGGCCGTTTTGAAAAAATCTCTTCCCGGGGAAAGAAAAGCGTTAATCTGCGCGCTCAGGCGGGTGCGCCGCCAGACCGCCAGGCTGTTTGCCGCCACTTATTTACCGCAGAGCGTGCAGGAGGAACTGAAAGTCCGCTACGAAGTTATCGCCGGAAGTCTTGGCGTTTGGTCCCGATAA
- a CDS encoding FtsQ-type POTRA domain-containing protein — protein sequence MWGKKQKKRRGGPNNSDVLHLAGFNVKSRRGRMFALRMAITLVMALAGLAALGILAWIGTQSIAQFLFFRNEIFRLRSVKIECDGEVITPKHVSEYLILNTCSNLFSFNMAAERAALLKKVPRIRNVEFTRTLPGKLAIVVRERLPMARLGMGYYYLAVDREGKILGPSSGSKNLPVISRHKLSGLRPGVLLEDMKIARALKVLTTCDTTPVGEQIKIREIDVAQEDALELTLAGGEKVLFAWPDMDRDAPGNNLERKLIRLAESLKSAAARGKKIAAIDMTLENNFPAREY from the coding sequence ATGTGGGGAAAAAAACAAAAAAAACGGCGCGGCGGACCAAACAACAGCGACGTCCTTCATTTGGCGGGATTCAACGTAAAAAGCAGGCGCGGCAGAATGTTCGCGCTCCGCATGGCAATCACCCTGGTTATGGCCCTGGCCGGCCTAGCCGCGCTCGGCATCCTGGCCTGGATAGGAACGCAATCCATCGCCCAGTTCCTCTTCTTTCGGAATGAGATATTCCGCCTGCGTTCCGTAAAAATTGAATGCGACGGCGAAGTAATAACCCCGAAACACGTTTCCGAGTACCTTATTCTCAACACGTGTTCCAACCTGTTTTCGTTCAACATGGCCGCGGAACGCGCCGCGCTCCTCAAGAAAGTGCCGCGCATCCGGAATGTTGAATTCACCCGGACTCTGCCCGGCAAGCTGGCCATTGTAGTCCGCGAGCGCCTGCCCATGGCGCGCCTGGGAATGGGATACTATTATCTCGCCGTTGACCGCGAAGGAAAAATCCTGGGGCCCTCCTCCGGATCCAAAAACCTGCCGGTCATTTCCCGGCACAAACTCTCCGGACTGCGGCCGGGCGTCCTGTTGGAGGACATGAAAATCGCAAGGGCGCTGAAAGTATTAACAACCTGCGACACAACGCCGGTCGGGGAACAAATAAAAATCAGGGAGATTGACGTCGCCCAGGAAGATGCGCTGGAGCTTACGCTCGCCGGCGGCGAAAAAGTGCTCTTTGCCTGGCCGGACATGGACCGGGATGCCCCCGGAAACAACCTGGAAAGGAAACTGATCCGCCTCGCCGAAAGCCTGAAATCAGCCGCCGCGCGCGGCAAAAAAATTGCCGCCATTGATATGACTCTGGAAAACAATTTCCCCGCCCGGGAATACTGA
- a CDS encoding D-alanine--D-alanine ligase produces MSRKFKHVAVLKGGISKEREISLRSGAAVAGGLRQAGYAVDEVDVKGPDFVLPDGVEAVFIALHGEFGEDGQIQELLARRGIPYTGADPESSRLAFAKDLSKEILARRGITTPPYEILRNGRPRTLPLPVIVKPTRQGSSFGVHLVRDEICWQDALTEAMIYNHETLVEQYIAGRELTVGIVGREILPAIEIRAPEGNYDYRAKYTKGVTAYLVPAPLEKRLADDARRLAWETYCALKCRGLGRVDMRLSPEGAIYVLELNTIPGFTETSLLPKAAAAAGCGFAPLCARIMETAGL; encoded by the coding sequence ATGAGCAGAAAATTCAAGCACGTGGCCGTATTAAAAGGCGGCATTTCCAAGGAACGCGAAATTTCCCTGCGCTCCGGCGCCGCGGTCGCCGGCGGATTGCGCCAGGCCGGATACGCGGTTGACGAAGTTGACGTCAAGGGGCCGGATTTTGTTCTGCCGGACGGAGTGGAGGCGGTTTTCATCGCCCTGCACGGCGAATTCGGCGAAGACGGGCAAATCCAGGAGTTACTCGCCCGAAGGGGCATTCCCTATACCGGCGCCGATCCGGAAAGCAGCCGGTTGGCCTTTGCAAAGGATCTGTCCAAAGAAATCCTGGCGCGCCGCGGAATCACAACGCCGCCCTACGAAATATTGCGGAACGGCCGGCCGCGGACTTTACCCCTGCCGGTCATTGTCAAGCCGACCCGTCAGGGCTCCAGTTTCGGCGTGCACCTGGTGCGGGATGAAATTTGCTGGCAGGACGCTCTGACGGAAGCGATGATTTACAACCATGAGACCCTGGTGGAACAATACATCGCGGGCCGGGAGCTTACGGTCGGAATTGTGGGCCGGGAAATTCTGCCGGCGATTGAAATCAGGGCGCCGGAAGGCAACTACGATTACCGCGCGAAATACACCAAGGGGGTAACCGCCTACCTGGTTCCGGCCCCGCTGGAAAAGCGACTGGCCGATGACGCCCGGCGCCTGGCCTGGGAAACGTACTGCGCGCTCAAGTGCCGCGGATTGGGACGGGTTGACATGCGCCTCTCCCCGGAAGGCGCGATATACGTCCTGGAACTGAACACCATACCCGGTTTTACGGAAACAAGCCTCTTGCCAAAGGCGGCCGCCGCCGCAGGCTGCGGATTTGCGCCCCTTTGCGCGCGCATTATGGAAACGGCGGGGCTCTGA
- the murC gene encoding UDP-N-acetylmuramate--L-alanine ligase, whose product MIAKDITKEMDNIQAFLRCKKRRVHLLGVCGVGMAGLAFLLKKKGFEVTGCDLAPNRLAPWLAKHGIPVAAGHDPAHVLKADLLIRTGAVAENNAELCAARRAGKKIFRRGLVLAAISAGTTSICVSGAHGKTTTAAMIAQILRQAGFDPSFCIGGEVPVLGGVAGHGKGNHIVLEADESDGTLAFYRPRLSVITNVDFDHAEHFRDFSALQRCFAAAAGRTRGKIIYCSDDPASRKMFRRAQNAVSCGFSAGANLRLRRWKAAPRGFAVRLETDGKKSGELNLPVPGRHNALNAAMACAAGLELGVPFAVISRALAGFQPAARRFERIIETKKLLILSDYAHHPAEISALVKTARALKRKRLLAVFQPHRYSRTKTLGRLFPPAFRGIDQLILCPVYAASEEKMPGGTSWDLYEKFRQYGKTPTFCASSLKQAWDYLKAGFRPGDGILIIGAGDVVKIAEWAGNEFAGRKTAVFRAQLKSARKKPDVGTWQRNIAKFPAGRLKSSVVKFREPLAQKTTLRVGGSADIFIEADDLTDLALTAGWAAENRVPLRMLGAGSNTLVSDLGARGIVARLKGVFWRKIRLEKNNEITAGAGTSLGKLTDWAAKHGLAGAEFLAGIPGTIGGAVRMNAGAFGREIGGIISRVKIMEPAGNVKTLLRNRLGFAYRRCAGLENRIVLEATLKLTRGNPDVIRKKMDQIRRRKNWMKGMRSAGSVFKNPVGGPAGRVLERLGLKGRKIGGAKISEQHANIITTGKNALASDVLALIEIARDLAGIKRGIDLEREIEYFE is encoded by the coding sequence GTGATTGCAAAAGACATAACCAAAGAAATGGACAACATTCAGGCATTTCTCCGTTGTAAAAAACGGCGCGTTCACCTGCTCGGCGTCTGCGGCGTGGGCATGGCCGGCCTGGCTTTCCTTTTAAAGAAAAAAGGCTTTGAAGTGACCGGGTGCGACCTGGCCCCAAACCGCCTGGCCCCGTGGCTGGCAAAACACGGCATACCGGTTGCGGCCGGCCATGATCCGGCGCACGTCCTTAAAGCCGATCTGCTCATCCGCACCGGCGCCGTGGCGGAAAACAACGCGGAGCTTTGCGCCGCGCGCCGGGCGGGAAAAAAAATATTCCGGCGCGGGCTCGTTTTGGCCGCCATATCCGCAGGCACAACTTCCATCTGCGTAAGCGGCGCCCACGGAAAGACCACCACCGCGGCCATGATCGCCCAGATACTGCGCCAGGCCGGTTTTGACCCGTCCTTCTGCATCGGCGGCGAAGTCCCCGTGCTGGGCGGAGTAGCCGGGCACGGGAAAGGCAATCATATCGTCCTGGAGGCCGATGAAAGCGACGGCACCCTGGCGTTTTACAGACCCCGCCTCTCTGTTATAACCAACGTTGATTTTGACCACGCCGAGCACTTCCGCGATTTTTCCGCGCTGCAACGGTGTTTTGCCGCCGCCGCCGGCCGCACGCGCGGAAAAATAATATATTGTTCTGACGACCCGGCGTCGCGCAAAATGTTCCGCCGCGCGCAAAACGCCGTCTCCTGCGGATTTTCGGCCGGCGCAAACCTGCGGCTCAGGCGCTGGAAGGCGGCGCCGCGCGGATTTGCCGTCCGCCTTGAAACCGATGGGAAAAAATCGGGAGAGCTCAACCTGCCGGTTCCGGGACGGCACAACGCCCTGAACGCGGCCATGGCCTGCGCCGCCGGCCTTGAACTCGGCGTTCCTTTCGCCGTCATTTCCCGCGCGCTGGCAGGATTTCAACCGGCGGCGCGGAGGTTTGAGCGCATAATTGAGACAAAAAAACTGTTGATCCTCTCCGATTACGCCCACCACCCCGCCGAAATCTCCGCCCTCGTGAAGACCGCGCGCGCATTGAAACGCAAACGCCTGCTGGCCGTGTTTCAGCCGCATCGTTACAGCCGCACAAAAACCCTCGGCCGGCTTTTCCCGCCGGCCTTCCGCGGAATTGACCAATTGATCCTGTGTCCGGTCTATGCGGCTTCCGAAGAAAAAATGCCCGGCGGGACATCGTGGGACCTCTATGAAAAATTCAGGCAATACGGCAAAACGCCGACCTTCTGCGCCTCTTCGCTCAAACAGGCGTGGGATTACCTGAAAGCCGGATTCCGCCCCGGCGACGGCATATTGATCATTGGCGCCGGGGACGTCGTTAAAATCGCCGAATGGGCCGGGAACGAATTTGCGGGCAGAAAAACCGCAGTTTTCCGGGCGCAACTCAAATCCGCCCGGAAAAAACCGGACGTTGGAACCTGGCAACGCAACATTGCAAAATTCCCCGCCGGAAGATTAAAATCCAGCGTTGTCAAATTCAGGGAACCCCTCGCTCAAAAAACAACCTTGCGGGTCGGAGGTTCTGCTGATATCTTTATAGAAGCGGACGATTTGACCGACCTGGCCTTGACCGCCGGATGGGCCGCGGAAAACCGCGTCCCGCTCAGAATGCTCGGGGCCGGCAGCAATACGCTCGTGAGCGATTTGGGCGCGCGCGGAATTGTTGCAAGGCTCAAAGGGGTCTTTTGGCGGAAAATACGGCTTGAAAAAAACAATGAAATCACGGCCGGGGCCGGAACCAGTCTGGGCAAACTGACGGACTGGGCGGCGAAACACGGCCTGGCCGGCGCCGAATTTCTGGCCGGGATACCGGGCACAATCGGCGGCGCCGTGCGGATGAACGCCGGCGCGTTCGGCAGGGAAATCGGCGGCATTATCAGCCGGGTAAAAATAATGGAGCCGGCCGGAAACGTCAAAACGCTTCTGCGGAACCGGCTCGGTTTTGCCTATCGCCGCTGTGCCGGGCTTGAAAACCGGATCGTACTGGAAGCGACCCTGAAACTAACGCGCGGAAATCCGGACGTTATCCGCAAAAAGATGGATCAAATCCGGCGCCGAAAAAACTGGATGAAAGGCATGCGGTCCGCCGGTTCCGTTTTCAAAAACCCGGTTGGCGGCCCGGCCGGGCGGGTGCTGGAAAGACTGGGCTTAAAAGGACGGAAAATCGGGGGCGCAAAAATTTCAGAACAACACGCGAACATAATCACAACCGGCAAAAACGCTTTAGCTTCCGATGTGCTGGCGCTGATTGAAATCGCGCGCGATCTGGCCGGCATAAAGCGCGGCATTGACCTGGAAAGGGAAATTGAATATTTTGAATAA
- a CDS encoding UDP-N-acetylglucosamine--N-acetylmuramyl-(pentapeptide) pyrophosphoryl-undecaprenol N-acetylglucosamine transferase: MKIGIACGGTGGHIFPGLATAEVLRARGHEVTLWLSGREIEKKALINWSGPMIAAPAMGLPSRPGLRYFSMFAVNCRAFLRCRRQMRLSPPDVFLAMGGYASAAPALAAVSRSIPLVLHEANVIPGRANRFLSRWAKILALGFKETRNHIRHPNMVYTGMPLRGRSAGGKTADWKLLQPEIFTVLVMGGSRGARRLNEVAAQAFRKLQEAGKTVQVIHLTGVEDEDTIRETYRERGIVHLVFSFLHAIEQAYCRAVFVICRAGASTCAELSRYGTPALLVPYPYAAANHQFANARAHAENGAADVIAEKDLTADWLSAYIGALMNDRGKLERMRRAALQHASPDAADALADWVLKTGEEKK; encoded by the coding sequence ATGAAAATCGGAATTGCATGCGGCGGCACGGGGGGGCATATTTTCCCGGGCCTGGCCACGGCGGAAGTTCTGCGCGCGCGCGGACACGAAGTGACCCTCTGGTTAAGCGGCCGGGAGATTGAAAAAAAAGCGCTCATCAATTGGAGCGGACCGATGATCGCCGCGCCCGCCATGGGACTGCCTTCCCGGCCGGGCCTGAGATATTTTTCCATGTTCGCCGTAAACTGCCGCGCTTTCCTGCGGTGCCGCCGGCAAATGAGGCTTTCGCCGCCGGATGTTTTCCTCGCCATGGGCGGCTATGCATCGGCGGCCCCGGCCCTGGCCGCCGTTTCGCGCTCAATTCCGCTGGTCCTGCACGAGGCCAACGTTATCCCCGGAAGGGCCAACCGGTTTTTGAGCCGCTGGGCAAAAATTCTCGCGCTTGGATTTAAAGAGACCCGCAATCATATCCGCCATCCGAACATGGTTTACACCGGCATGCCCCTGCGCGGCCGGAGCGCCGGCGGCAAAACCGCGGACTGGAAACTCCTTCAGCCGGAAATTTTCACCGTCCTGGTCATGGGCGGAAGCCGGGGCGCGCGCAGGTTAAACGAAGTGGCGGCGCAGGCCTTCCGGAAACTTCAGGAAGCGGGCAAAACCGTGCAAGTCATTCATCTGACCGGCGTTGAGGATGAAGACACAATCAGAGAAACATACCGGGAGCGCGGCATTGTCCATCTCGTTTTTTCGTTCCTGCACGCCATTGAGCAGGCCTATTGCCGGGCCGTTTTCGTGATCTGCCGCGCCGGCGCTTCAACCTGCGCGGAACTTTCCCGCTACGGCACCCCGGCCCTCCTGGTTCCCTACCCTTACGCCGCCGCCAACCACCAGTTCGCCAACGCGCGCGCCCACGCTGAAAACGGCGCCGCCGATGTTATCGCGGAAAAAGATTTAACCGCCGATTGGCTGTCCGCTTATATCGGCGCGCTCATGAACGACCGCGGCAAATTGGAACGCATGCGCCGGGCGGCTTTACAGCACGCAAGTCCGGATGCGGCAGACGCCCTGGCCGATTGGGTGCTGAAAACCGGGGAAGAAAAGAAGTGA
- the ftsW gene encoding putative lipid II flippase FtsW, translating to MWKTSAILVFIVLCLMVFGIVMLASTSGIKAQVLYGDPHYFVKRQIFRGLIALITGLAASRLDYHRWRFLAVPVFGVAVVLLALVFIPGIGAKIGGSRRWLHFGSFGFQPSEFAKFALILIMAWWMAREQRHAPDFLRGALLPGGLLAMAAGLIFLEPDFGTTILSAAVGMIIMYAGGARLGYLLLFAAAGLTVFSLAVMRDEVRLHRILAFMDPDKYSQTYSFQLVSAINAFIAGGMGGVGLGQSMQKHYYLPEAHTDFIFAIIGEELGVFATATVVIFFAGLFFCGLKISIRAPDVFGRLLAFGITMMITLQAAINIGVVTGCLPTKGLPLPFISFGGSSLIMSLIEIGVLLNIAQHEQNKIKRADVRVIKDRVHRF from the coding sequence ATGTGGAAAACATCCGCTATTCTTGTATTCATTGTGCTGTGCCTGATGGTTTTCGGCATAGTTATGCTGGCGAGCACCAGCGGAATTAAGGCCCAGGTTTTATACGGCGACCCGCATTATTTCGTCAAACGGCAGATCTTCCGGGGATTAATTGCCCTTATCACCGGCCTCGCCGCCAGCCGGCTGGATTATCACCGCTGGCGTTTTTTAGCCGTTCCCGTATTCGGAGTGGCGGTTGTTTTACTGGCACTTGTTTTCATCCCGGGGATAGGGGCAAAAATCGGGGGCAGCCGGCGCTGGCTGCACTTTGGTTCTTTTGGATTTCAGCCCTCTGAGTTCGCCAAGTTTGCATTGATTTTGATTATGGCATGGTGGATGGCGCGCGAACAGCGCCACGCCCCGGACTTTCTGCGGGGGGCGCTTCTGCCGGGCGGTCTGCTGGCAATGGCGGCCGGGCTTATTTTTCTGGAACCGGATTTCGGCACCACCATCCTTTCCGCGGCGGTCGGCATGATTATCATGTACGCGGGCGGAGCGCGCCTGGGTTACCTGCTGTTGTTTGCCGCTGCTGGCCTGACCGTCTTTTCGCTGGCAGTCATGCGCGATGAAGTCCGTTTGCACCGGATTCTGGCCTTTATGGACCCGGACAAATATTCCCAGACGTATTCTTTCCAGCTGGTCAGCGCGATCAATGCCTTCATTGCAGGCGGAATGGGCGGAGTGGGCCTGGGCCAGAGCATGCAGAAACATTATTACCTGCCGGAAGCCCACACCGATTTTATTTTCGCCATTATCGGCGAGGAACTCGGTGTTTTTGCCACCGCCACCGTGGTTATCTTCTTCGCCGGCCTGTTCTTCTGCGGACTTAAAATCAGCATCCGGGCGCCGGATGTCTTCGGCCGGCTGCTGGCCTTCGGCATTACCATGATGATCACGCTCCAGGCGGCCATCAATATCGGCGTGGTAACCGGCTGCTTGCCGACCAAGGGTCTGCCCCTGCCCTTTATCAGTTTTGGCGGCTCAAGCCTGATCATGTCGCTGATTGAAATCGGCGTTTTGCTCAATATCGCCCAGCATGAACAAAACAAGATCAAAAGGGCTGATGTGCGCGTGATTAAAGACCGGGTGCACCGTTTCTAA
- a CDS encoding LysM peptidoglycan-binding domain-containing protein, with protein sequence MRKILTLAAVVIGLHCAAIMALCLVQGCKTTKKQAEPAVPVMPPLTAPSVAPASAERAAMPSKTEETIEYTVKNGDYLGSIAKRHNVSAHELAAVNKLTDPNKIRIGQKLIIPKRGHVSATPSVKTAAKPKEKKSFAAETGEYVIVAGDNLSKIAARFNVKLKELREVNQLVNDKLKIGQKLIIPGAKKAEAAPETAPAPAAPETPAETTAAAAPSLAPTATPAEAPAETPAETPPAAAPDSSVTPPPAAATGITHVVMPNEDLNSIAKLYAITVEEIAAANKFKPDQTVQPGQKIIIP encoded by the coding sequence ATGAGAAAAATATTAACACTGGCGGCGGTTGTCATCGGGTTGCATTGTGCGGCAATAATGGCCTTGTGTCTTGTTCAGGGGTGCAAAACCACCAAAAAACAGGCCGAGCCCGCCGTGCCGGTCATGCCGCCGTTAACCGCCCCGTCGGTCGCCCCGGCCAGCGCCGAACGCGCCGCAATGCCCTCAAAAACCGAGGAAACAATTGAATATACCGTCAAAAACGGCGATTATCTTGGCTCAATCGCCAAACGGCATAATGTAAGCGCGCACGAGCTGGCCGCCGTGAACAAGCTGACCGACCCCAACAAAATCCGCATCGGCCAGAAACTGATTATCCCCAAACGCGGCCATGTTTCCGCCACGCCGTCCGTAAAAACCGCCGCTAAACCCAAAGAAAAGAAAAGTTTCGCCGCGGAAACCGGAGAATACGTGATTGTCGCCGGCGATAACTTGTCAAAAATCGCCGCTAGATTCAACGTCAAGCTGAAAGAACTGCGTGAAGTCAACCAGCTCGTTAACGACAAGTTAAAAATCGGACAGAAATTGATCATACCGGGCGCGAAGAAAGCCGAAGCGGCTCCTGAAACAGCGCCGGCCCCCGCCGCCCCTGAAACGCCGGCAGAAACCACCGCCGCCGCGGCTCCCTCTCTCGCTCCGACGGCAACGCCGGCAGAAGCTCCCGCTGAAACACCGGCCGAGACCCCGCCGGCCGCCGCACCCGATAGCTCCGTTACGCCCCCGCCAGCCGCCGCCACCGGAATAACCCATGTGGTCATGCCGAACGAAGACCTGAATTCCATTGCCAAATTATACGCCATAACAGTGGAAGAAATAGCCGCGGCCAACAAGTTCAAGCCAGACCAGACCGTTCAGCCCGGTCAGAAAATTATAATTCCCTGA
- a CDS encoding glycosyltransferase, producing MNIHQVLAGFADGDAISHEALQLREILRKWGFASELYCDSETVSPSLREECRPLSDYAAASGDICLHHYGINSPSTDLFLSSAARKIIIYHNITPSEYFNGFDDALAEQLRAGRSRLSDVCRRADAVWTVSRFNAGELEALGVANVQVFPLLFSFRSLDLAPEPLITRKFDDALANILFVGRIVPNKRVEDLIRAFAWFHKTINPYSRLLIVGSNRSAPRYYAMLRMLAGDLDMPNVCFEGFAAPAGLSAYYRVADLYVCPSEHEGYCLPLIEAMAHDIPVIARAAGGMPEAMDNAGVMYSGLDEVELAELMRRVITEKELREKIMDSQRARIKRLQARKPEEELKRLLSAWLK from the coding sequence ATGAATATTCATCAGGTACTGGCCGGTTTTGCCGACGGCGACGCCATTTCTCACGAAGCCCTGCAGCTGCGGGAGATATTGCGCAAATGGGGATTTGCTTCCGAGCTTTACTGCGATTCGGAGACGGTTTCGCCGAGTTTGCGGGAAGAGTGCCGCCCGCTTTCCGATTATGCCGCCGCTTCCGGCGATATCTGCCTGCATCATTACGGCATCAATTCGCCGTCCACCGATTTGTTTCTCTCTTCCGCCGCAAGAAAAATTATTATTTACCACAACATCACGCCTTCCGAGTATTTTAATGGTTTTGACGATGCCCTGGCGGAGCAGTTGCGTGCGGGGCGTTCCCGTCTGTCCGACGTCTGCCGCCGGGCTGACGCGGTCTGGACGGTGTCGCGTTTTAACGCCGGGGAACTTGAGGCGCTCGGCGTTGCAAACGTCCAGGTGTTTCCTCTCCTTTTTTCGTTCCGCTCGCTTGACCTGGCGCCGGAACCGCTGATTACGCGGAAGTTTGACGATGCGCTTGCCAACATTTTATTCGTGGGGCGGATCGTTCCCAACAAACGGGTTGAGGATTTGATAAGGGCGTTTGCGTGGTTCCATAAGACCATCAATCCCTACAGCCGCTTGCTGATTGTCGGGTCCAACCGCAGCGCGCCGCGTTATTATGCCATGCTGCGCATGCTGGCCGGGGACTTGGACATGCCGAATGTGTGTTTTGAGGGATTCGCGGCCCCGGCGGGTCTGAGCGCTTATTACCGCGTGGCGGATTTATACGTGTGCCCGAGCGAACATGAAGGCTACTGCCTGCCGTTGATTGAGGCGATGGCGCACGATATCCCGGTCATTGCCCGCGCCGCGGGCGGCATGCCCGAGGCAATGGACAACGCCGGTGTCATGTATTCCGGGTTGGACGAGGTGGAACTGGCCGAATTAATGCGCCGGGTGATAACTGAAAAGGAATTGCGAGAGAAAATCATGGACTCACAGCGCGCGCGGATAAAAAGACTGCAGGCCAGAAAACCCGAGGAGGAGTTGAAGAGACTTCTGTCCGCCTGGCTGAAATAG